The following coding sequences lie in one Synechococcus sp. PCC 7336 genomic window:
- a CDS encoding Uma2 family endonuclease, whose translation MDAIVLEPAIALTDEQFEALCRQNPEQSLEMSAKGELIVVAPVGGESGDREAEAIGQLWNWNHQNRLGKVFSSQTCFKLPNGAKRMPDAAWVRRDRWQALSLAERQGFVPLAPDFVAEIRSPSDPLPPLQAKLHEYLDAGVRLAWLIDPQRRVVEIYRPEQVELLPAPTELSGEEILSGFIFNVSALWMS comes from the coding sequence ATGGACGCTATTGTGCTGGAGCCTGCGATCGCGCTGACGGACGAACAGTTCGAAGCACTCTGTCGCCAAAATCCCGAGCAGAGCCTTGAAATGAGCGCCAAGGGGGAGTTAATTGTTGTGGCCCCAGTGGGTGGCGAAAGCGGCGATCGCGAAGCTGAGGCGATCGGACAACTTTGGAACTGGAACCATCAAAATCGCCTGGGGAAAGTCTTTAGTTCCCAAACCTGTTTCAAGTTACCGAATGGTGCCAAACGCATGCCCGATGCCGCCTGGGTGCGGCGCGATCGCTGGCAGGCTCTGTCTTTAGCAGAGCGACAGGGATTTGTCCCCCTCGCCCCCGACTTTGTGGCAGAAATTCGTTCCCCCTCCGATCCTTTGCCGCCGCTGCAAGCCAAACTGCACGAGTATCTCGATGCTGGCGTTCGCCTCGCTTGGCTCATCGATCCCCAGCGACGGGTGGTGGAAATTTATCGCCCCGAGCAGGTCGAGCTTTTGCCAGCTCCCACAGAACTGTCTGGAGAAGAGATACTGTCAGGCTTTATTTTCAATGTATCTGCCCTCTGGATGTCCTAA
- a CDS encoding Uma2 family endonuclease: MDAIVLEPAIALTDEQFEALCRQNPERNFEMSAKGELIVVAPVGGESGRCEIQLLYQLEGWNEAHRLGIAFSSQTCFKLPNGAKRMPDAAWVRRDRWQALSPAERQGFVPFAPDFAAEIRSPADPLPPLQAKLREYLDAGVRLAWLIDPQRRVVEIYRPEREVEVLQAPTELSGEAVLPDFICKLSSIWTD; encoded by the coding sequence ATGGACGCCATTGTGCTGGAGCCCGCGATCGCGCTGACGGACGAGCAGTTTGAAGCACTCTGCCGCCAAAATCCCGAGCGGAACTTCGAAATGAGCGCTAAGGGGGAGTTAATTGTTGTGGCTCCAGTGGGTGGCGAAAGCGGCAGGTGCGAAATTCAATTGCTCTATCAATTGGAGGGATGGAACGAGGCACATCGATTGGGCATTGCGTTTAGTTCTCAAACCTGTTTTAAGTTGCCGAATGGTGCCAAGCGTATGCCCGATGCTGCCTGGGTGCGGCGCGATCGCTGGCAGGCTCTGTCCCCGGCAGAGCGACAGGGATTTGTCCCCTTCGCCCCCGATTTCGCAGCAGAAATTCGTTCCCCTGCCGATCCTTTGCCGCCACTGCAAGCCAAACTGCGCGAGTATCTCGATGCTGGCGTTCGTCTCGCTTGGCTCATCGATCCCCAACGGCGGGTGGTGGAAATTTATCGCCCCGAGCGGGAGGTCGAGGTTTTGCAAGCCCCCACAGAACTTTCTGGAGAGGCTGTGCTGCCGGACTTTATTTGCAAACTGTCTTCCATTTGGACGGATTGA
- a CDS encoding single-stranded DNA-binding protein, whose amino-acid sequence MSLNLVNIVGRAGRDPELRYFESGNVVCNVSMAVNRRRKGDDKPDWFELEMWGRTAEIAGDYIRKGKLFGVTGSLKFDRWKDRSTGEDRQKPVVRVDRLELLGSRSESQQAGSDGDFDNEF is encoded by the coding sequence ATGAGCCTGAACCTCGTCAACATCGTCGGACGTGCCGGACGCGACCCCGAGCTGCGCTATTTCGAATCTGGCAATGTCGTCTGTAATGTCTCGATGGCCGTCAATCGCCGTCGCAAAGGGGACGACAAGCCCGATTGGTTTGAATTAGAAATGTGGGGGCGCACTGCAGAGATTGCGGGGGACTATATCCGCAAGGGCAAACTCTTTGGCGTCACCGGCTCGCTCAAGTTCGATCGCTGGAAAGACCGCTCCACTGGCGAAGATCGGCAAAAGCCCGTAGTGCGAGTCGATCGCCTCGAACTGTTGGGTTCCCGCAGCGAGAGCCAACAGGCTGGCTCCGATGGTGACTTCGATAACGAATTTTAA
- a CDS encoding creatininase family protein — protein sequence MLHGYIPPERFFPYLTWTEIRDMPDRENTVILQPIGAIEQHGPHLPLVVDSAIATAVVGRALAQLDSSIPAYALAPLCYGKSNEHWHFPGTVTLGAKTLLDVVTEVAESVYRAGFRKLAFVNAHGGQPEVLAIAARDLHQRYEDFAVFPLFVWNVPNVAASLLAPKELELEIHAGDAETSLMLAILPEQVRMDKAQTEYPQGLPQGSLLSMEGKLSFAWTTRDLSRSGTLGDPTVATRKKGEQIWASLADGWVKAIGDIYGFQQPRAEDIKR from the coding sequence ATGTTGCATGGTTATATTCCCCCAGAGCGATTTTTCCCCTATCTGACTTGGACTGAAATTCGGGATATGCCCGATCGGGAAAATACGGTTATTTTGCAGCCGATCGGGGCGATCGAACAGCACGGTCCCCATCTGCCTTTGGTGGTGGATAGCGCGATCGCCACCGCTGTTGTCGGTCGTGCTTTAGCCCAACTGGATAGCAGCATTCCCGCCTACGCGCTAGCACCACTGTGTTACGGCAAATCGAACGAGCACTGGCACTTTCCCGGCACGGTGACGTTAGGGGCAAAGACGTTGCTGGATGTGGTAACGGAGGTGGCAGAAAGTGTATATCGGGCGGGGTTTCGCAAGTTAGCGTTCGTGAATGCCCACGGAGGGCAACCGGAGGTATTGGCGATCGCCGCTCGGGATTTACACCAGCGATATGAGGACTTTGCAGTCTTTCCCCTCTTTGTCTGGAATGTTCCCAATGTCGCCGCCAGTTTGCTCGCCCCCAAAGAGCTGGAATTGGAGATTCATGCGGGGGATGCGGAAACCAGTTTGATGCTGGCGATTTTGCCAGAACAGGTGCGTATGGACAAAGCACAGACAGAGTATCCGCAAGGGTTGCCGCAAGGGAGCCTGTTGAGTATGGAGGGGAAGTTGTCGTTTGCTTGGACGACGCGGGATTTATCCCGCTCCGGCACTCTGGGAGACCCGACAGTGGCAACGCGGAAGAAGGGGGAGCAGATTTGGGCCTCGCTAGCGGATGGCTGGGTGAAGGCGATCGGCGACATCTATGGGTTCCAGCAGCCTCGGGCTGAGGATATAAAGAGATAA
- a CDS encoding DMT family transporter: MPNLLYPMDLTKWRAKGFMILSAACWGGSTVMSKAALEYIPPLHLLIIQLAASITLLWMTTLIVNQRLFLNWAAIKYSLTGFLEPGLAYIFGMLGLVLTTATKASLLGTTEPIIVVIISWLFLREKITRSLLYSAGLAFTGVILIIGLDAEIINYNNSALVGDILIFIGTFCAALYVIFSHRIVGNFSPVTLAAVQQTAGFILVTFVWYTGILGDEVLDFSSLDLGIWFLAIFSGIVQYALAFWFYLIALKTITVSSAALFLNLIPVFGVGAAYLFLNEKLTILQWLGAIIVLIAVANISMIQRQREVQVNTPDSFETEMEEKPPTV, encoded by the coding sequence ATGCCAAACTTATTATACCCGATGGATCTGACCAAATGGAGAGCAAAAGGATTTATGATCCTATCTGCTGCTTGCTGGGGGGGATCTACAGTAATGAGTAAGGCAGCATTAGAATATATTCCTCCTCTACATCTACTTATCATTCAACTTGCTGCAAGCATCACTTTACTATGGATGACGACACTGATAGTAAATCAACGATTATTTCTGAATTGGGCTGCCATCAAATATAGTTTGACTGGGTTCCTCGAACCAGGACTAGCCTATATTTTTGGAATGCTTGGATTGGTACTGACTACTGCAACCAAAGCATCACTACTGGGTACAACTGAGCCTATTATTGTTGTCATTATTTCCTGGCTTTTCTTACGAGAAAAAATCACTAGAAGCTTGCTTTATTCTGCTGGACTTGCTTTTACTGGTGTAATTTTAATTATCGGTCTTGATGCAGAAATTATTAATTATAATAATAGTGCTCTTGTGGGTGATATATTAATTTTTATTGGTACTTTTTGCGCAGCTCTTTATGTTATTTTTTCCCACCGAATAGTTGGCAACTTTTCCCCAGTTACTCTAGCAGCTGTTCAGCAAACTGCTGGTTTTATATTGGTAACTTTTGTCTGGTATACTGGAATACTAGGCGACGAAGTGTTAGATTTTTCATCCCTAGATTTAGGAATATGGTTTTTAGCAATATTTTCTGGAATCGTTCAGTATGCGCTGGCATTTTGGTTTTATCTCATTGCTCTCAAAACAATAACCGTAAGCAGTGCAGCACTATTCCTTAATCTCATTCCGGTTTTTGGTGTTGGTGCGGCTTATCTATTTCTAAATGAAAAATTAACGATTTTGCAGTGGCTAGGAGCAATTATAGTTCTTATTGCTGTGGCAAATATTTCTATGATACAAAGACAACGTGAAGTTCAAGTCAATACTCCGGACAGTTTTGAGACGGAGATGGAAGAAAAGCCACCCACCGTGTAG
- the speA gene encoding biosynthetic arginine decarboxylase, with product MVELKSNPKRFLPAIKSDSSHLWKIEDSEELYRIKSWGQRYFSINAAGHITVCPKGDRGGSLDLFELVNALKQRNLELPLLIHFSDVLEDCIEWLNSCFAKAITHYNYPGIYRGVFPIKCNPQRHLIEDLVRLGKPHQFGLEAGSKPELMIALAQLDTAGALIICNGYKDREYIETAMLAQRLGKTPIIVLEQIEEVNLVIAVNRQLGIKPILGVRAKLSTQGVGRWGTSTGKRAKFGLTIPEIIQVVDKLREANLLDSLQLLHFHIGSQVCSINAIKDAIKEASRIYVELAVLETNMNYLDVGGGLAVDYDGSQSNFHASRNYTIQNYANDIVAEVKESCSERNIPVPTLISESGRAIASHQSVLVFDTLSVSQVSFESPEPPLEGESPIITHLWEIYQSIHKDNFQEPYHDVTQLNEEARSRFNFGLLNITERAKAEKFYWACHQKILNITRQLEYIPDELSDLEKIMASIYYINLSVFQSSPDCWAIDQLFPIMPIHCLDEEPTQRGILADLTCDSDGKIDRFIALRDVKPILELHSIKSGKPYYLGMFLQGAYQEVMGNLHNLFGDTNAVHIHLTPKGYQIEHVVKGDTITEVLGYMQYNSDDLAENIRKQIEQALQEKHITLTESQRLQQNYEQSLSQYTYLSS from the coding sequence ATGGTTGAGCTAAAAAGCAACCCAAAGCGATTTTTACCAGCCATCAAATCAGATTCGTCTCATTTGTGGAAGATAGAAGATAGCGAAGAACTTTACCGGATTAAAAGCTGGGGGCAGCGTTACTTTTCAATTAATGCTGCCGGTCATATTACTGTTTGTCCCAAGGGCGATCGCGGCGGTTCTCTAGATTTGTTTGAATTAGTCAACGCTCTGAAGCAGCGTAACTTAGAACTGCCTCTGCTAATTCATTTTTCCGATGTATTAGAGGACTGCATTGAGTGGTTAAACTCTTGTTTTGCTAAAGCAATCACCCACTACAATTATCCTGGTATTTACCGTGGGGTGTTTCCCATCAAGTGTAATCCGCAGCGGCACTTAATTGAAGACTTAGTGCGCTTGGGTAAGCCTCATCAATTTGGTTTAGAAGCTGGTTCTAAACCAGAATTAATGATTGCTCTGGCGCAGCTGGATACAGCGGGAGCATTGATAATATGCAACGGTTATAAGGATCGGGAATACATCGAGACGGCGATGTTAGCCCAAAGATTGGGAAAAACGCCAATTATTGTTTTAGAGCAGATTGAAGAAGTCAATTTGGTGATTGCTGTCAACCGCCAGTTGGGGATTAAGCCAATCTTGGGAGTTCGCGCTAAACTCAGTACCCAAGGTGTAGGACGCTGGGGAACGTCAACAGGAAAGCGGGCCAAATTTGGTCTGACTATTCCTGAAATTATCCAAGTAGTTGACAAGTTACGGGAAGCCAATCTATTAGATTCATTACAACTGTTGCACTTCCACATAGGTTCGCAAGTCTGTTCGATTAATGCGATAAAAGATGCCATCAAGGAGGCCAGTCGAATCTATGTTGAATTAGCCGTCTTAGAGACAAACATGAACTATCTTGATGTCGGCGGTGGCTTGGCTGTCGATTACGACGGTTCCCAAAGCAATTTTCATGCTTCGAGAAATTACACTATACAGAACTACGCCAATGATATCGTGGCAGAAGTAAAGGAGAGCTGCTCTGAGCGTAATATTCCAGTGCCAACATTGATTAGCGAAAGTGGACGGGCGATCGCCTCCCATCAATCGGTACTAGTTTTTGATACCCTCAGTGTCAGCCAAGTCTCTTTTGAGTCACCAGAACCTCCATTAGAAGGAGAGTCTCCAATAATTACTCACCTTTGGGAAATATACCAATCTATTCACAAAGATAATTTCCAAGAACCATACCACGATGTGACTCAACTCAACGAAGAAGCCAGAAGTCGCTTCAATTTTGGACTTTTAAATATTACAGAACGAGCCAAAGCTGAGAAGTTTTACTGGGCTTGTCATCAAAAAATTCTTAATATAACTAGGCAGCTGGAGTACATACCAGACGAGCTGTCGGATCTAGAAAAAATTATGGCTTCCATCTACTATATCAATCTTTCTGTGTTTCAATCATCACCAGATTGCTGGGCGATTGACCAGTTATTTCCTATCATGCCGATACATTGCCTGGATGAAGAACCGACACAGCGTGGAATTTTGGCAGACCTTACCTGCGACAGCGATGGCAAAATTGACCGATTTATTGCTTTGCGAGATGTTAAGCCAATTTTAGAACTACACTCTATCAAGTCAGGAAAACCTTACTACTTGGGGATGTTCCTTCAGGGTGCTTACCAGGAGGTTATGGGAAATTTGCACAACTTATTTGGCGATACTAACGCTGTTCACATCCATCTAACCCCTAAAGGCTACCAGATTGAACATGTTGTCAAAGGAGACACCATAACGGAAGTGCTTGGCTATATGCAGTATAACTCCGACGATCTGGCTGAGAACATTCGCAAGCAAATTGAGCAAGCTTTGCAAGAAAAGCATATTACTTTGACTGAATCCCAACGACTACAGCAAAACTACGAGCAGAGTCTCAGCCAGTACACTTATCTATCCTCCTAG
- the speB gene encoding agmatinase yields MPTQTISVIPFLGSEVAADYDSAQVVILPIPYEATTTYRRGCEHGPSAILKASQQVEFYDEELDREVWTIGIYTHDPIADSRHGSRKSSAEMLAVTQHTVQRLIADNKFAIVLGGEHSITAGIVEAYRQAANPNEPFTVIQIDAHGDLRHKYEGSIHNHACVMRRIVDMDLPTVQISIRSICKEEADLIKEKQLTVFRAREIAKQPDWIKQVLASIPTQKVFLTIDLDGIDPTLIPGVGTPEPGGLDWYSLTSFLRQVFESYQVIGCDVMELAPVADSVVSEYTTAKLIYKLISYYTLLRSAEKNQDE; encoded by the coding sequence ATGCCAACTCAAACTATTTCCGTCATCCCTTTCCTGGGATCTGAAGTTGCGGCGGATTATGATTCAGCTCAAGTAGTCATTCTACCGATTCCTTACGAGGCCACAACAACTTATCGCCGAGGCTGTGAACATGGTCCATCAGCAATCCTCAAAGCCTCTCAACAAGTGGAATTCTATGATGAAGAGCTAGATCGGGAGGTCTGGACCATTGGAATTTATACTCACGATCCGATTGCCGATTCTCGTCATGGTTCTAGGAAATCCTCAGCTGAAATGCTTGCTGTTACCCAACACACTGTGCAGCGTTTAATTGCAGACAATAAATTTGCGATCGTGCTGGGTGGTGAACATAGCATTACAGCAGGTATCGTAGAAGCTTACCGACAGGCAGCAAATCCTAATGAACCCTTCACTGTTATTCAAATTGATGCCCACGGCGATCTACGCCATAAATATGAAGGTTCAATCCATAACCATGCCTGTGTGATGCGTCGAATTGTAGACATGGATTTACCAACAGTACAGATTAGTATCCGTAGTATCTGTAAAGAAGAAGCCGATCTAATAAAAGAAAAACAGCTCACTGTATTCCGAGCCCGAGAGATTGCTAAGCAGCCAGATTGGATAAAACAAGTACTCGCCAGCATTCCGACTCAAAAAGTTTTTCTGACCATCGATTTAGATGGAATTGACCCGACACTCATTCCTGGTGTTGGCACTCCAGAACCTGGGGGATTGGACTGGTATAGTCTCACGAGCTTCTTGCGACAAGTTTTTGAAAGTTATCAAGTAATCGGTTGTGATGTCATGGAGTTAGCACCTGTTGCAGACTCTGTCGTGTCAGAGTATACGACCGCTAAATTGATCTATAAGCTCATTAGTTACTACACATTGTTGAGGTCGGCAGAGAAAAATCAGGATGAATAA
- a CDS encoding deoxyhypusine synthase family protein has product MIPLSIDERQLRECDLTIAEIAKYLSPKPYSSQEFIHHMGEYLTQHAKDTRSVVLAAYQHQVPIFVPAFSDCSAGFGLVHHQWKSPECHLTIDSVRDFRQLTQCKLASTYTGLVTIGGGVPKNFAQDTVVAAELLGFETSMHKYSIQITVADERDGGLSGSTLREAHSWGKVDKKVEQMVFAEATLAFPLVAGYVYGKNNWQERKARCLARLFCSSQVPLAYT; this is encoded by the coding sequence ATGATACCTTTATCTATCGATGAAAGACAGCTAAGGGAATGCGATCTTACTATTGCTGAAATTGCAAAATATTTGTCCCCCAAACCTTACTCTTCTCAAGAATTTATCCATCACATGGGCGAGTATCTTACACAACATGCTAAAGATACTCGCTCTGTCGTGTTAGCAGCTTACCAACATCAAGTTCCGATTTTTGTTCCTGCATTTAGCGACTGTTCTGCTGGATTTGGTCTGGTTCACCATCAGTGGAAGTCTCCAGAGTGTCATCTCACTATCGATTCAGTACGAGATTTTCGTCAGCTAACCCAGTGTAAACTAGCTTCAACTTATACAGGCTTAGTGACGATCGGTGGTGGTGTACCGAAAAATTTTGCTCAAGATACGGTAGTGGCTGCTGAATTACTAGGTTTTGAAACTAGCATGCACAAATACTCCATCCAGATTACTGTGGCAGATGAACGAGATGGTGGCTTATCGGGGTCAACTCTGCGTGAAGCTCATTCTTGGGGCAAAGTAGATAAGAAAGTCGAACAGATGGTTTTTGCTGAAGCTACTTTAGCGTTTCCTCTAGTTGCTGGATACGTCTACGGTAAAAATAACTGGCAGGAGCGCAAAGCTCGTTGTTTAGCCAGATTATTTTGCTCATCTCAAGTACCTCTCGCTTACACTTAG
- a CDS encoding deoxyhypusine synthase family protein, giving the protein MNRQKLLQKTVNPIDIKRFDCVDLVEAMGQMSFQARNLSRAAQIYDRMIQDTDCNIILCLAGFLFSAGLKEIVYDLIANNMVDVIVSTGANIVDQDFFEALGFRHYLGDPLANDELLRQQQIDRIYDTFIYR; this is encoded by the coding sequence ATGAATCGTCAAAAACTTCTACAAAAAACTGTCAACCCAATCGATATCAAAAGATTTGATTGTGTGGATCTGGTTGAAGCAATGGGGCAAATGTCCTTTCAAGCAAGGAATTTGTCTAGAGCTGCTCAAATCTACGATCGGATGATTCAAGATACCGACTGCAATATTATCCTTTGCCTTGCTGGTTTCTTATTCAGCGCTGGATTAAAGGAAATAGTTTATGACTTGATCGCCAATAATATGGTAGATGTGATTGTCTCGACGGGAGCTAACATCGTCGATCAAGATTTCTTTGAAGCCTTAGGCTTTCGTCATTACTTGGGCGATCCACTTGCCAATGATGAGTTACTAAGACAACAACAGATCGATCGAATTTATGATACCTTTATCTATCGATGA